The following are from one region of the Primulina eburnea isolate SZY01 chromosome 17, ASM2296580v1, whole genome shotgun sequence genome:
- the LOC140818576 gene encoding cation transporter HKT1;3-like: protein MTSLASDRKKSSFFLTNPIGYYDIILKINPFFIHTLYFISVSLLGFGILEVLKPRTEPKPRNIDLLFTSVSAATVSSMSTVEMEVFSNEQLIVITILMFIGGEVFTSMVGLHLKRFNTTKTWKNDEKNMDPVEKDPVSSLLPTSYLDDVVIVSDLSQNNGDTNSNNESSSLEYDLIQFLGYVVLGYFLTIQILGFSFVMIYLTVVSTARNVLKNKGIKSSTFAVFTIVSSFASCGFIPTNENMIVFKQNSGLLLILIPQLLLGNTLFPPCLRFLIWVLGKIKVLKFKSKYLLQNTGEIGYFHLLPSSHSRSLVGTVSGFLLIGFGFFSAMEWNSGGFKGLNAYQKVVGGVFESANARHAGETVVDLSTVAPAVLVFFVVMMYLPPYTSFLPIFKNNEEQIPPKPGGVKKEKWRKRAIHDLIFSPLSYLAIFIIAICITERRSLQQDPLNFSVLNITLEVVSAYGNVGFTMGYSCDRQIRADSSCVAKSYGFAGKWSDGGKVILIIVMFFGRLKQFSIAGGRAWKLL, encoded by the exons ATGACGAGTTTAGCTTCTGACAGAAAGAAATCGTCATTTTTTCTCACTAATCCTATAGGCTATTATGATATCATTCTCAAAATCAACCCATTCTTTATACATACTCTATATTTCATCTCTGTTTCCTTACTGGGTTTCGGAATTCTTGAGGTATTGAAGCCAAGAACAGAGCCTAAACCTAGGAACATAGATCTTCTTTTCACCTCTGTGTCAGCCGCCACAGTTTCGAGCATGTCCACCGTCGAAATGGAGGTTTTTTCCAATGAACAACTAATTGTTATTACAATCTTGATGTTCATCGGAGGTGAAGTGTTCACTTCCATGGTTGGGCTTCATTTAAAGAGGTTCAACACGACGAAGACATGGAAGAATGATGAAAAAAATATGGATCCCGTCGAAAAAGATCCCGTCTCTTCGTTGCTTCCAACATCTTATTTGGATGATGTCGTGATCGTATCCGACTTGTCACAGAACAACGGTGATACCAATAGTAACAACGAAAGTTCATCACTCGAGTACGATTTGATCCAATTCTTGGGTTATGTCGTATTAGGCTATTTCCTAACAATCCAAATTCTTGGTTTTTCATTTGTTATGATCTATCTCACCGTTGTTTCAACTGCAAGAAATGTACTGAAAAACAAAGGGATCAAATCCTCCACCTTCGCCGTTTTCACCATCGTTTCGAGCTTCGCCAGCTGCGGTTTCATCCCAACAAACGAAAACATGATAGTTTTCAAACAGAACTCAGGCCTCCTACTGATTCTCATCCCCCAACTCCTACTCGGAAACACATTATTTCCTCCATGTCTAAGATTCCTGATATGGGTTTTAGGTAAGATCAaggttttaaaattcaaatccaAATATTTGCTCCAAAACACAGGAGAGATCGGGTACTTCCACTTGCTTCCTAGCTCGCATTCGCGGTCACTAGTTGGCACAGTTTCGGGATTTTTGCTGATTGGTTTCGGATTCTTTAGCGCCATGGAGTGGAATTCAGGTGGTTTCAAGGGGCTGAACGCTTATCAGAAAGTCGTGGGCGGCGTTTTCGAAAGCGCGAACGCGAGGCACGCGGGGGAAACAGTCGTGGACTTATCGACAGTCGCTCCCGCTGTCCTTGTTTTCTTCGTCGTCATGAT GTATCTTCCTCCCTATACTTCATTTCTACCAATATTCAAGAATAACGAAGAACAAATCCCACCAAAACCAGGAGGAGTAAAGAAGGAGAAATGGAGAAAAAGGGCTATCCATGACCTCATATTTTCACCCCTTTCCTATCTCGCCATCTTCATCATCGCCATATGCATCACGGAGAGGAGAAGCCTCCAACAAGATCCTCTCAATTTCAGCGTATTGAACATCACATTGGAAGTCGTAAG TGCATACGGAAACGTTGGTTTCACGATGGGCTACAGTTGTGATCGTCAAATACGGGCAGATTCAAGTTGTGTGGCGAAATCATATGGATTTGCAGGGAAATGGAGTGATGGGGGTAAAGTAATCCTCATCATAGTCATGTTTTTTGGAAGACTGAAGCAATTTAGTATCGCTGGAGGTCGAGCGTGGAAGCTGTTGTAA